The Thiorhodovibrio litoralis genome includes a window with the following:
- a CDS encoding permease, with the protein MAEGPFVTLGNVIAYDLLGLAPESHLGAAVQFFVMDTAKIFAMLVLVIYLMGLLRALMSPEKVRAYVRGKPVWAARASAIGLGAITPFCSCSSVPLFIGFVEAGIPLGVTFSFLIASPMINEVAVVILIGLLGWKLTLLYVGAGLLVAWFGGLAMERFRPERWVEDYVWKIQVGEAQTQTPDTSLAGRHRYAVGEVREILRRLWKWVLIGIGLGALFHGYVPEDWVAAHLNESAWYSVPAAVILGVPLYSNATGVIPVAEALLGKGVAIGTVLALMMSIAALSLPELIILRKVIRWPALALYAGVLALSFTLVGWGFNWLT; encoded by the coding sequence ATGGCTGAAGGACCTTTCGTCACCCTGGGCAATGTCATCGCCTATGACCTCCTTGGCTTGGCGCCCGAGTCTCACTTGGGCGCGGCGGTGCAGTTTTTCGTCATGGACACCGCCAAGATCTTCGCCATGCTGGTGCTGGTGATCTATCTGATGGGCCTGCTGCGTGCGCTCATGTCGCCGGAGAAGGTGCGCGCCTATGTGCGCGGCAAGCCGGTGTGGGCGGCGCGTGCGAGTGCCATTGGTCTCGGCGCCATCACGCCTTTCTGCTCCTGCTCCTCGGTGCCGTTGTTCATCGGCTTTGTTGAGGCAGGGATTCCGCTCGGCGTGACTTTTTCCTTCCTGATCGCCAGCCCCATGATCAACGAGGTCGCGGTGGTCATCCTGATCGGCCTGCTCGGCTGGAAGCTGACCCTGCTCTATGTCGGCGCCGGATTGCTGGTCGCCTGGTTTGGCGGCCTGGCAATGGAGCGCTTCCGCCCCGAGCGCTGGGTGGAGGATTATGTGTGGAAAATTCAGGTCGGCGAGGCGCAGACGCAAACACCGGACACCTCGCTCGCCGGTCGCCACCGTTACGCCGTGGGCGAGGTGCGCGAGATTCTGCGCCGGCTGTGGAAATGGGTGCTGATTGGCATTGGCCTCGGCGCACTCTTTCACGGCTATGTGCCCGAGGACTGGGTGGCGGCCCATCTGAATGAATCGGCCTGGTACAGCGTGCCAGCCGCCGTCATTCTCGGCGTACCGCTCTACTCCAATGCCACTGGCGTGATCCCAGTCGCCGAGGCGCTGCTCGGCAAGGGCGTAGCCATCGGCACCGTGCTGGCGCTGATGATGAGCATCGCCGCGCTTTCGCTGCCGGAGCTGATCATCCTGCGCAAAGTCATCCGCTGGCCGGCACTGGCGCTCTATGCCGGGGTGCTGGCGCTGTCTTTCACCCTGGTCGGCTGGGGGTTTAACTGGCTGACGTGA
- the arsJ gene encoding organoarsenical effux MFS transporter ArsJ, which produces MNSATRNYLTVTAGYWAFTITDGAIRMLVVLYFHQLGYSPFEVAMLFLFYEVFGILTNLVGGWLGARIGLNLTMHIGMALQVAALLMLTVPDAWLAVVYVMAAQALSGIAKDLNKMSAKASVKSLTGQGAGAESKLFNYVAVLTGSKNALKGAGFFVGAALLQWIGFRGALLVLAGLLFLVLVITALLLPSGIGKLKEKAKFTQVFSNTPAVNWLSAARFFLFGARDVWFVVALPVFLYEVLGWSSTQVGAFLALWVIGYGFVQAGAPVLLRGRALTDAEGQVSRAGPGGASARGWALVLALIPAAMALAMIHGPDRFPKLAESFAARSGLDLSWFATLTTGQLQGDILIVGLVLFGIVFAINSALHSYLILAYSDFQKVSMNVGFYYMANAGGRLIGTVLSGLIYQTQGLTGCLWWSASFVLAAFALSLPLPAVTGATSTAEAHTDG; this is translated from the coding sequence ATGAACAGCGCCACCCGCAATTATCTGACGGTGACGGCCGGGTACTGGGCCTTCACCATCACCGATGGCGCCATCCGCATGCTGGTGGTGCTGTATTTTCATCAGCTCGGCTATTCGCCTTTCGAGGTCGCGATGCTGTTCCTCTTCTATGAGGTCTTCGGCATCCTCACCAACCTGGTCGGCGGTTGGCTGGGGGCGCGCATCGGGCTGAATCTGACCATGCACATCGGCATGGCGTTGCAGGTGGCGGCGCTACTGATGCTGACAGTGCCAGATGCCTGGCTGGCGGTGGTCTATGTGATGGCCGCTCAGGCGCTCTCTGGCATTGCGAAGGATCTGAACAAGATGTCGGCCAAAGCCTCGGTCAAGAGCCTGACCGGACAGGGCGCGGGAGCCGAGTCCAAGCTGTTTAACTATGTTGCGGTGCTGACCGGCTCAAAGAATGCGCTCAAAGGCGCGGGCTTTTTCGTCGGCGCAGCGTTGCTGCAATGGATTGGCTTTCGTGGCGCGCTCTTGGTGCTGGCGGGCCTGCTGTTTCTGGTGCTGGTGATTACCGCGCTGTTACTGCCCTCGGGCATCGGCAAGCTCAAGGAGAAGGCCAAATTCACCCAGGTTTTCTCCAACACCCCGGCGGTCAACTGGCTGTCGGCCGCGCGCTTTTTTCTGTTCGGCGCGCGCGATGTCTGGTTTGTGGTGGCCTTGCCGGTATTTCTGTATGAAGTGCTCGGCTGGTCCTCCACCCAGGTCGGTGCCTTTCTGGCGCTCTGGGTGATCGGCTATGGCTTTGTGCAGGCCGGCGCGCCGGTGCTGCTGCGCGGGCGGGCGTTGACGGATGCCGAAGGCCAAGTGTCGCGCGCGGGGCCGGGTGGCGCCTCGGCGCGCGGCTGGGCGCTGGTGCTGGCGCTGATCCCGGCCGCCATGGCATTGGCGATGATCCATGGGCCGGACAGATTCCCCAAGCTGGCTGAGTCGTTCGCCGCGCGTTCGGGGCTGGATTTGAGCTGGTTCGCAACACTCACCACGGGTCAACTTCAGGGGGATATCCTGATTGTCGGCCTGGTGCTTTTTGGTATTGTCTTCGCCATCAACTCGGCACTGCACTCCTATCTGATTCTGGCCTACTCGGATTTCCAAAAAGTCTCGATGAATGTCGGTTTCTACTACATGGCCAATGCCGGCGGACGGCTGATCGGGACAGTACTCTCGGGACTCATCTATCAAACACAGGGGTTGACGGGCTGCCTGTGGTGGTCGGCGAGTTTTGTGCTCGCGGCCTTTGCGCTCTCCTTGCCTTTGCCCGCCGTGACTGGAGCCACATCAACAGCAGAGGCCCACACAGATGGCTGA
- a CDS encoding ArsJ-associated glyceraldehyde-3-phosphate dehydrogenase, whose translation MTVSIGINGFGRMGRLALRAAWGRLSEGERAQGITRINEIACDAAGSAHLLEFDSVHGRWPYPCAGEDDRLTIDDQSLHYSSAKTIAEGDWSNCDIVIEATGKHHKQPELLDGYFAQGVKKVLVAAPTKGALDIVYGVNHDRYDPERHPLVTAASCTTNCLAPVVKVMHEQVGIRHGSMTTLHNITNTQRIVDLGHKDLRRARACGQSLIPTTTGSARAITKIFPELTGKLNGHAVRVPLLNASLTDFVFEAERSVTAEEINALLKTAAEGELAGILGYEERPLVSVDYLNDPRSSIVDALSTLVVNDTQVKIYAWYDNEWGYANRMVDIAHLIARAL comes from the coding sequence ATGACCGTCAGCATTGGCATCAACGGTTTCGGTCGCATGGGGCGGCTCGCGTTGCGCGCGGCCTGGGGGCGGCTGAGTGAGGGAGAACGGGCGCAGGGTATCACCCGCATCAACGAGATCGCCTGCGATGCGGCTGGCAGCGCCCATCTGCTGGAATTCGACTCGGTTCATGGGCGCTGGCCTTATCCCTGCGCGGGAGAAGACGACCGACTGACCATCGACGACCAGTCTTTGCACTACAGCTCGGCCAAGACCATCGCCGAGGGCGACTGGTCGAACTGCGACATCGTCATTGAGGCCACCGGCAAGCATCACAAGCAGCCGGAATTGCTCGACGGTTACTTCGCCCAAGGGGTGAAGAAAGTGCTGGTCGCGGCGCCGACCAAAGGCGCGCTGGATATCGTCTATGGTGTGAATCACGACCGCTATGATCCAGAGCGGCATCCGTTGGTCACCGCCGCTTCCTGCACCACCAATTGCCTGGCGCCTGTGGTCAAGGTCATGCACGAGCAGGTTGGCATCCGTCACGGCAGCATGACCACCCTGCATAACATCACCAACACCCAGCGCATCGTCGATCTGGGCCATAAGGATCTGCGCCGAGCACGCGCTTGCGGTCAGTCGCTCATCCCGACCACCACCGGCAGCGCGCGGGCAATCACCAAGATCTTCCCGGAGCTGACCGGCAAGCTGAATGGCCATGCGGTGCGGGTGCCGCTGCTCAATGCCTCGCTGACCGATTTTGTCTTCGAGGCCGAGCGTTCCGTCACGGCCGAGGAGATCAATGCGCTTCTCAAAACCGCCGCCGAAGGCGAGCTGGCCGGCATTTTGGGCTATGAAGAACGCCCGCTGGTGTCGGTCGATTACCTGAACGACCCGCGCTCCTCCATCGTCGATGCATTATCCACCCTGGTGGTGAACGACACCCAGGTGAAGATCTATGCCTGGTACGACAACGAATGGGGCTATGCGAATCGGATGGTCGATATTGCGCATCTTATCGCCCGCGCGCTCTAA
- a CDS encoding metalloregulator ArsR/SmtB family transcription factor: MSIAPTAFFSALANDTRLRMLMLLLREGELCVCELTQAIGVSQPHVSRHLAQLRELSLVADRRAGTWIYYRIHPDLPAWACAVLRETAAGLADATPFREDAKALAAMANRPGAPRCGGVLDQQAP; the protein is encoded by the coding sequence GTGTCCATCGCCCCCACCGCTTTCTTCTCCGCGCTGGCCAACGATACCCGTTTGCGCATGCTGATGCTGCTGCTGCGCGAGGGCGAGCTGTGCGTCTGCGAGCTGACGCAGGCGATTGGCGTTTCCCAACCCCATGTCTCGCGCCATCTGGCGCAACTGCGCGAGTTGTCGCTGGTGGCCGATCGGCGCGCTGGCACCTGGATTTACTATCGAATTCACCCCGATCTGCCGGCTTGGGCGTGCGCTGTCCTGCGCGAAACAGCCGCAGGTCTCGCAGATGCCACACCTTTTCGCGAGGATGCCAAGGCGCTGGCGGCCATGGCCAATCGACCCGGCGCGCCGCGTTGTGGCGGGGTTTTGGATCAGCAAGCTCCTTAG
- a CDS encoding GNAT family N-acetyltransferase/peptidase C39 family protein, with amino-acid sequence MIRPAEIADLDALLALEQAAFSGDRLTRRQLRHLITRAQAEFLVALRDDSETPPTLLGDVLVLFNRATSVARLYSIAVAEAARGQGVGRALVEAAERATWVRQRAYLRLEIRRDNLASQRLFERLGYRRFGMRPAYYQDKMEALRYEKALMPALGPVATGPGVPFYEQTLDFTCGASCLMMALKALDGRISLDRTLELRIWREATTIFMTSGHGGCGPFGLALAAHRRGFLAEVFVNDRGVPLIDSVRSPEKKEVMRLVHEDMLSEIERLGIPVTYANLDVETMQARFVAGAVPLVLISSYRIYAEKFPHWVVVTGCDDSFIYVHDPYVDINNGETALDSMNMPIQPSEFRRMARYGRAGLQAVVLISRPEPSAHG; translated from the coding sequence CTGATTCGTCCCGCTGAAATCGCCGATCTCGATGCCCTGCTGGCGCTTGAACAGGCCGCCTTTTCCGGTGACCGCCTGACGCGCCGACAATTGCGTCATCTGATCACTCGGGCGCAGGCGGAGTTTTTGGTCGCGCTCAGGGATGATTCGGAGACGCCGCCAACCCTGCTTGGTGACGTGCTGGTGCTCTTTAACCGCGCGACTTCGGTGGCGCGGCTGTATTCCATTGCCGTCGCCGAAGCCGCGCGCGGGCAAGGCGTTGGCCGTGCTCTGGTCGAGGCGGCCGAGCGCGCGACCTGGGTCCGCCAGCGCGCCTATCTGCGCCTTGAAATCCGCCGTGACAACCTCGCCTCGCAACGCCTATTTGAGCGTCTGGGCTACCGCCGTTTCGGCATGCGCCCCGCCTATTACCAGGACAAGATGGAGGCGCTGCGCTACGAAAAGGCGCTGATGCCCGCGCTGGGGCCGGTCGCGACCGGGCCAGGCGTGCCCTTCTACGAGCAGACGCTGGACTTCACCTGCGGTGCCTCCTGTCTGATGATGGCGCTCAAAGCGCTAGATGGGCGCATTAGCCTCGACCGCACCCTGGAACTTCGCATCTGGCGCGAGGCGACCACCATTTTCATGACCTCCGGCCACGGCGGCTGCGGTCCCTTTGGGTTGGCACTTGCGGCGCATCGACGGGGATTTCTGGCGGAGGTGTTCGTCAACGATCGCGGCGTGCCGCTGATCGACTCTGTCCGTAGCCCGGAGAAGAAAGAAGTCATGCGCCTGGTGCACGAGGACATGCTGTCTGAGATCGAACGCCTCGGCATCCCTGTGACCTACGCCAATTTGGATGTGGAAACCATGCAGGCGCGCTTTGTTGCGGGAGCGGTGCCTCTGGTGCTGATCAGCTCCTACCGCATCTATGCGGAGAAGTTTCCCCACTGGGTGGTGGTGACCGGCTGCGATGACAGCTTCATCTATGTCCATGATCCCTATGTCGATATCAACAATGGCGAGACTGCGCTCGATTCGATGAACATGCCAATTCAACCCAGTGAATTCCGCCGCATGGCCCGTTATGGGCGCGCCGGGCTTCAGGCCGTGGTGTTGATTTCCCGTCCAGAGCCGAGCGCCCATGGCTGA